GTTCTATACAGCAACATTTCTCATCGGTCTTTACCATCAAGAAAATAAAGATGGTAAAATGCACTATTCTAAAATCTGAAGCAGTTCATTGTACTTTTGTGTACAACAGAGTATTTTGTAGGTGATGCTATAATTACCTGCTCAGATACATTCAGAAAGATTTCTTGATGAGATTTTGATCATAAAATTTAATAAGCACCTTAGATTTCACATTAAACATAGGTTATGATCATCTTAATGTCttagtcttcaaatgatagtcatcaAATGCCAACAGGTGAATGATAGACTATCATATTGAAGACAGGCATGCATGTAACATGACAGAGTCCAGACTCTTTGGGATGCATTTACAGTATCAATTCATCATCAGTGTGGCACAATTTTGCTAGCAGCTTGTAGTAAGATGGGTATAGATGTGATGTTGTCCGTGTGCCAGCGTCCACTGTTGATGTCTGGTGGCGGGCCTAGAATAGCTGAGGCAATGCTGTGAATAAAAAACAACCAACTAAATAGTAAATAAAGTAGAGTCAAGTAACACAGCAAGATAGTATGCTACATTATGTGCTTCTATTAAAGACAGTATCACTGATTCACTACAAAAAAGTTTGCTCTTTTCAGAACATGTTGCTCTTTACACTGACAGAAAGTAAAAATTGTGGGCCTGTTAAccacaaaatataataaaataatgactCTTGGTGCCAAAATCTGTCAAAACTAAGGGTTTGATGTGACATAGCATCCAAACCTGCTGTTTTTAGGTGACAAAATGTAAACATATCCGCCAAAAAGGAGGATATGTTTGcacaaaattaagttcaacacagcaaccatgacaacaaaaAGATGCGTAAATGTATTCTTTTATGCATatgtttaggtacaaaaactcacaatTGCGAGTTTAAGAACAAGCACAGTGACAGTTCAAAGTCGGCCGAGAAAAattacacatgtaaaaattaccactttttaaAGTTTGCATCCAAAGTTCTTGCCATGGCTTGGATCAGCAAAATCAATACCTAATCTCATTTTTGGGCAATATTGAGTTGAGGATGACCACAAGTATAAACTAGCATGAATTAACCGGCTGGCCATTTTGATAGGCATTATCAGGCAGGTCAGATATGGCCTCTATGTTGTGTATGCCTGCCTATGTTATTCTTTGCCCAAACATTAGGCccaaaaaattaattgtttggttgcccttccgagacaacaatttggagggtcggtaggttgatTGCTCTTCCTCCATTTCCCCTCCAtattgaaaaggctagtattgacaaatgcttgatcattttatggtaaaacatgcatttttggactgaatttaaatggaaatacttcttgatTTAATCAAAAATGCATTTGATacacaaaatgaatgaataacaaatataaagtgtccttgatactgtccaaatttaaggtttcttctaaaaaaatgattggaaaaaaaagaaagaaacaaaaactgacccaagattttttaatttttcggtCAGTCGctgttaatatttttaaaaacctcataatAATGATCACTGAAAATGTTACTGATCTCTACTTACTCAGGTAGTTTGAGTAGATTGATCAGTTCATTGGCTCTATCTAGCAAAACTTTCTTGTGTTTATCATCGCTTGATGTCTTGGTTTGTTGCTGGGCGATTTTGGTCAGACAGAGCAGGACACGGGGTATCAAATCCTGACAACGTGATGCAAGCTGGAATAAAAACAAATGGGCT
This genomic window from Amphiura filiformis unplaced genomic scaffold, Afil_fr2py scaffold_235, whole genome shotgun sequence contains:
- the LOC140145364 gene encoding AP-5 complex subunit zeta-1-like; the encoded protein is VWVVGEYTSTSYDKRCSTDTIIKFYEALETLLYEISVLVQSTPNGKDLYSVRLMTVMMTALAKLASRCQDLIPRVLLCLTKIAQQQTKTSSDDKHKKVLLDRANELINLLKLPDIASAILGPPPDINSGRWHTDNITSIPILLQAASKIVPH